One genomic region from Mycobacterium basiliense encodes:
- a CDS encoding saccharopine dehydrogenase family protein produces MRILLVGAGGVGAAFCSIAQRRNFFEHVVVCDYDEGKARRVVEAVADPRFSPAALDAGSAEAVAAAARRHQISHVMNAVDPRFVMPIFDGALAAGADYLDMAMSLSQRHPERPYRLTGVKLGDEQFAADERWRAAGRLALVGMGVEPGLSDVFARYAADHLFAEIDELGTRDGANLTVDGYDFAPSFSIWTTIEECLNPPVIWEQDRGWFVTEPFSEPEVFDFPAGIGPVECVNVEHEEVLLMPRWVKAKRATFKYGLGAEFIEVLKTLRKLGLDRTEKITVGGVHVSPRDVVAACLPDPATLGPKMHGKTCAGLWVTGTGKDGNPRSTYLYHVVDNQWSMSEYGHQCVVWQTAINPVVALELLANGTWNGAGVLGPEAFDSVSFLELLSAYGSPWGQQEVPTRG; encoded by the coding sequence ATGCGGATCTTGTTGGTCGGGGCGGGCGGTGTCGGCGCGGCATTCTGTTCGATTGCTCAGCGCCGCAACTTCTTCGAGCACGTGGTGGTCTGCGACTACGACGAGGGAAAAGCACGTCGTGTCGTCGAAGCGGTGGCCGATCCGCGGTTTTCCCCAGCGGCCCTTGACGCCGGATCCGCCGAAGCGGTGGCCGCTGCGGCGCGTCGCCACCAGATCAGCCATGTGATGAATGCCGTCGACCCGCGGTTCGTGATGCCGATCTTTGACGGGGCGCTGGCTGCCGGCGCCGACTACCTCGACATGGCCATGAGCCTGTCTCAGCGACATCCCGAACGCCCCTATCGGCTGACCGGGGTGAAGCTCGGCGACGAGCAGTTCGCCGCCGACGAGCGCTGGCGCGCGGCTGGTCGGCTTGCGCTGGTGGGGATGGGGGTCGAGCCAGGGCTTTCCGATGTGTTTGCCCGATACGCCGCCGATCACCTGTTCGCCGAGATCGACGAACTGGGCACCCGCGACGGCGCCAATCTCACCGTCGACGGGTACGATTTTGCGCCGTCGTTCTCGATCTGGACCACTATCGAGGAATGCCTCAACCCGCCGGTGATCTGGGAGCAGGACCGTGGCTGGTTTGTTACCGAGCCTTTCAGTGAGCCTGAGGTTTTCGATTTCCCGGCCGGTATCGGCCCAGTGGAATGCGTGAACGTGGAACACGAGGAAGTGCTGCTGATGCCCCGCTGGGTGAAAGCCAAGCGCGCTACCTTCAAATACGGTCTGGGTGCCGAGTTCATCGAAGTACTCAAGACGCTACGCAAGCTGGGGCTGGATCGAACCGAGAAGATCACCGTCGGCGGCGTGCACGTCAGCCCGCGCGACGTCGTCGCGGCCTGTCTGCCCGATCCGGCCACCCTCGGACCGAAGATGCATGGCAAAACCTGTGCAGGGCTGTGGGTGACGGGGACCGGAAAAGACGGCAACCCGCGATCGACATATCTGTATCACGTCGTCGACAACCAATGGTCGATGAGCGAGTACGGACATCAGTGTGTGGTTTGGCAGACCGCGATCAATCCCGTTGTGGCGCTGGAACTGTTGGCCAATGGGACCTGGAACGGCGCGGGCGTGCTGGGCCCGGAAGCATTCGACTCGGTGTCCTTCTTGGAGCTGCTTAGTGCCTACGGCTCGCCGTGGGGCCAGCAGGAGGTACCAACCCGCGGTTGA
- a CDS encoding Lrp/AsnC family transcriptional regulator translates to MTSPGGSVGSQPEPSRPTGHGSPTPLDDLSKAIIKELQEDGRRPYSTIAKSVGLSEAAIRQRVQRLTDTGVMQIVAVTDPIQLGFARQALIGIRTTGDTRELATQLAAIPAIDYVVLTAGTFDVIAEVVCKDDGDLLDLLNHQIRALPGVLSTETLVYLKLVKQQYNWGVQ, encoded by the coding sequence ATGACCAGTCCCGGCGGTTCGGTGGGCAGCCAACCGGAACCTTCGCGCCCCACTGGCCACGGCTCTCCCACTCCCCTCGACGATCTGTCCAAAGCCATCATCAAGGAGTTGCAGGAAGACGGCCGGCGCCCCTACTCGACGATCGCCAAATCCGTCGGCCTCTCCGAGGCAGCCATCCGCCAACGGGTGCAACGGTTGACCGACACCGGAGTGATGCAAATCGTGGCGGTCACCGACCCCATACAGCTAGGGTTCGCCCGCCAGGCGCTGATCGGTATTCGCACCACCGGGGACACCCGAGAGCTGGCAACGCAGTTGGCAGCGATTCCCGCGATCGACTACGTTGTGCTGACCGCGGGAACATTTGACGTGATCGCCGAGGTTGTCTGCAAAGACGATGGCGACCTGCTCGACCTACTGAACCACCAAATCAGAGCCTTGCCCGGCGTGCTCTCGACCGAGACGCTCGTATACCTCAAACTCGTTAAGCAGCAATATAACTGGGGAGTCCAATGA
- a CDS encoding gamma-aminobutyraldehyde dehydrogenase — translation MTATMSVAGSWVNGGARSTTGRPHAVVNPANQETVAELTLATPADVDGAVAAARRALPQWAGATPAERSAVLARLAELVEQRAPELVTEEVRQTGKPLRLAEEFDVPGSIDNIRFFAGAARRLQGQATAEYSADHTSSIRREAIGVVATITPWNYPLQMAVWKVMPALAAGCTVVIKPSELTPLTTLTLALLAAEAGLPDGALNVVTGLGAEVGTVLAAHPGVDLVTFTGSTAVGRKVMAAAATHGHRTQLELGGKAPFVVFDDADLDAAIHGAVAAALINSGQDCTAATRAIVARDVYHDFVAGVADVMSTVVIGDPMDPDTDIGPLISLAHRDKVAGIVARAPGEGARVVIGGRTPDLAGAFYPPTLLADVDERSQAYRDEIFGPVLTVRPHDGDDDALRQANDTDYGLAASAWTRDVYRAQRASREISAGCVWINDHIPIISEMPHGGVGASGFGKDMSDYSFEEYLTVKHVMSDITGFAEKPWHRTVFAYRT, via the coding sequence ATGACAGCGACGATGTCGGTGGCCGGAAGCTGGGTCAACGGCGGGGCCCGCTCCACGACCGGGCGCCCGCACGCGGTGGTCAATCCCGCGAACCAGGAGACCGTGGCCGAGTTGACGCTGGCCACACCGGCCGATGTCGACGGCGCCGTCGCAGCGGCGCGTCGCGCCCTGCCGCAGTGGGCCGGTGCGACCCCCGCGGAACGTTCGGCCGTGCTGGCCAGGCTTGCCGAGCTGGTCGAGCAGCGCGCGCCCGAACTCGTCACGGAGGAGGTGCGCCAAACCGGCAAACCCCTGCGGCTGGCCGAAGAATTCGACGTACCGGGCAGCATCGACAACATCAGGTTCTTCGCCGGCGCCGCGCGGCGCCTGCAGGGCCAGGCCACCGCGGAATACTCCGCCGACCACACGTCGAGCATCCGGCGGGAAGCGATCGGCGTGGTGGCAACTATCACGCCGTGGAACTATCCGCTGCAGATGGCGGTGTGGAAGGTGATGCCGGCCCTGGCGGCCGGCTGCACCGTCGTCATCAAGCCGAGCGAGCTCACTCCGCTCACCACACTGACGTTGGCGTTGCTGGCCGCCGAGGCCGGCCTGCCCGATGGTGCGTTGAACGTCGTCACGGGGTTGGGCGCCGAGGTGGGGACGGTACTGGCGGCTCACCCGGGCGTCGATCTGGTCACCTTCACCGGTTCTACCGCGGTGGGCCGCAAAGTGATGGCGGCCGCAGCCACGCATGGGCACCGCACGCAGCTGGAGCTCGGTGGCAAGGCCCCCTTCGTCGTGTTCGACGACGCCGACCTGGATGCCGCAATACACGGAGCGGTGGCCGCTGCGCTGATCAACTCGGGGCAGGACTGCACCGCGGCCACGCGCGCCATCGTCGCTCGCGACGTCTACCATGACTTTGTCGCCGGGGTTGCTGATGTGATGTCGACGGTCGTGATCGGCGACCCCATGGACCCCGACACCGATATCGGGCCGCTCATTTCACTCGCCCATCGCGACAAGGTTGCCGGCATTGTGGCCAGGGCGCCGGGGGAGGGGGCCCGCGTCGTCATCGGCGGTAGGACACCGGATTTGGCCGGCGCCTTCTATCCGCCGACATTGCTGGCCGACGTCGATGAACGGTCGCAAGCCTATCGGGACGAGATCTTCGGCCCGGTTCTCACGGTACGTCCGCACGACGGCGACGACGACGCGCTGCGCCAGGCCAACGACACCGACTACGGTCTGGCGGCCTCGGCATGGACTCGTGACGTTTACCGTGCGCAACGGGCCTCCCGCGAAATCTCGGCCGGCTGCGTATGGATCAACGATCACATCCCAATCATCAGCGAAATGCCGCACGGCGGCGTGGGTGCGTCCGGGTTCGGCAAGGACATGTCCGACTATTCGTTCGAGGAATACCTCACCGTCAAACACGTCATGAGCGACATCACTGGATTCGCCGAAAAGCCATGGCACCGAACGGTTTTTGCTTACCGAACCTGA